Genomic window (Zingiber officinale cultivar Zhangliang chromosome 2B, Zo_v1.1, whole genome shotgun sequence):
ATATGCTTCTATCAACCAACAAAATCaagcaaaaaaaatttcttaagagcATCACTTCTTACCTCATGATTATTCTAAATACCCTCGGGACGAGTGAGTTATCATCTTTGACACTCTTTATCTAACGCGAATGATGCTATGTGTTTGTCATATCACAGGTCTCAATGGTGGGAGGGAGGGATAAGGGGACAAAGGGATCGCTAGAAAACTTTGCTCTAGGAGGAGTTTGGGGGGCGTTTGGAGAAAAAGAGATACCAGAGGGGGGCTACGACAAAACTCAATCTTTCCTTATCCCTCATTGCAAAAAGAAAGAAGACAATTGATTGAATGTGCAACATGCAAAAGGACAAGCACAAACCTGCAATTAGGGGAGCAAGTGCATGAACCTGAAACCTCCATCACCATGTCAACTAGTGATGGATCCTTGAGAGAGCCCCTGTTTACTGTTCTTCCTGTTGAGCAAAAGAACAAGGCATGAGGAAAACAGACCCCCCCAGAGCATCACAAAAAACCAAGTATCCAAAGATCACAATCTTTCCTGTTGTTCATTCTTTGAGAGCAAGAACGATTCCAAAAGGATTGGGCAACCTTGtcatttcttttctttgcaaGTCCAATGATTCCTTCCTTGAGCATCATCATAATTCTTCTCCTTCAACTACAGTGCGgcaaaaagaaaactgatcatgcttaatttcaGTATTAAAATGAGGGAATGACTAGGTTAGCTTTTTCTTTAAGCCTGAGCATGTGTTAAGTAACTTGTCTTTTAGCAAAATGGAAGGGCAAAGTGACACAAGAGAACGTAGTATCCAAAGGAAAAAAGGTGATTGAGTTAAGCAGTCAATATTGactaggaaaaggaaaaaaaacaatgtTTATAGTTTGATTGGGTCCACTCTACACATGAAATATATTCTTTCACACAAGTTTACAAACATCTGGAGTGGAGAAGAAAAGCAGAAGTAGGCCGATCCATTCCACAAAAACTAATGAAATGCAGGCACTAGTCTTTGGTTGTCAGCTATAGTGTGATTAAAaaaacattgagcttaaacaacatCAGGAAATATATAAAACATAATATACTTTATTTGAGTGAATAATCTAAGCAGGACTGTTTGTGAACTAGTTGGCGAAAGCAATTTAGCAGGTAGAATGATGCCTTGATGGCGAGAGACTACAGAATATTGAACTAACAGGAATCAGATATAAACATTGAATATGACCACCAAACAGATTGGTTAGAAAAAAGAGGCATATGAGTACCTTTAGCCAATAGTTGGGCAGTTCACATGCATGTAAAAAATTCCTAGTTTTGCAGGTTTGTTCAAGGGCATTTAGCTAATGAGTCAGAGTTGaatcttttgatttattttttttttcaaaaaaaaaaaaaattaaaactttgccTGTGAAGTTCATCAATGTATTCTGAAACAACAGGAGCAGAGAATGCACAAGCATGGGAGTCTGATTCGGACATGGGCGAAAGAAGAGCAGTCCTATTCCACTAAAACTATGGTACACCAACCACCTACTGTGCACAAAATGGCAGCAAAAAGAAGAGGGTAAATGGTCACTGTAACTTTGTATTTCCCCTCGTTTGGCAACTTTTTTTTCTTTGCTCAGGAACAGCAAGAATGGTGGGGGACggaagaagacaaaaaaaaattctgatGGCTCTGTTAAGTGTTAGAGAGACAGAGGCAGGTATCATCTATAAAAGTGTGTGTAGGGAAGAGGAGAGACTCCAACTCCAATACCCACACGAGTGGTTCTCCATTGAACCCTGTGCTTGCCATAACCATTTGTCTCCACCTAGACagagaaagagggagggagaagatttcttcttgacctccttttttttttctctctcttacaTTCACATTTACAAAGTTTTAAAGCTCCTTGATCTTGTTTGCTTCTCGATAGCATCCTTGCAGCCCTCAGCTGGTCATTTTGGGGCTCATTGTGGAACAGGTCTTAGAATGGCTGCAAGAGATGACATGGGGCTCTTCTCTGGAGGGAGAGAAGGCTGGGAGAGAACAAGGGGCCATGAGGGCactgaggatgaagaagaagttggTGATGGTAGTGATAGCCATCAAAGTGAGCAGAAGAATCGGCAGCCGAAGCTATGTGTTAGGGGGCACTGGAGGCCAGCTGAGGATGCTAAGCTCAGAGAGCTTGTCTCCAAGCATGGTCCCCAGAACTGGAACTTGATTGCTGAGAAACTAGAAGGAAGATCAGGTAGTTGCATGCTTTTCAGTTCAAACACAAGCAAAAAATTGAAACAAAAAAAAGtgatttttttgtgtgtgtgtgtgtgtgatcaTCTTGTTTTTATGGCAGGGAAGAGTTGCAGGCTGAGATGGTTCAACCAGCTCGATCCAAGGATCAACAGGAAGACATTcagcgaggaggaagaggagaggcttTTGGCTGCCCACAGGATGTATGGCAACAAATGGGCATTGATTGCCAGGCTCTTCCCGGGGAGGACAGACAATGCTGTCAAGAACCATTGGCATGTCATCATGGCCAGGAAGCAGAGGGAGCAGAGCAATGCTTATAGGAGAAGAAAGCCatttctggcttcttcttctccctctcccctcctctCTCACGCCCTTCTCCCCAGTAGCAAAGGTGTCAGGACCAGGAACAACACCAACGCATGCAGTGCCGACTCTGCCATCACCAGCACCAGAGATGAGTCAGCCTCCACTAGCACAGACCTCTCTCTCAGTTCCTTCACCAGCAGCACTGTCCCTATCTATTCCATGACCAGCGGTATGTCTCTTGGCTTCCATCACATGTTTACTTTGCAGTTGTAACTGATCAACTCTCACACTCTTACGAAGGGTTCGATGAAAAGGCCTCCACTGCAAGGAAGAGGTTCTTCAACAAGTTTGGTGAATCTGATGATAGTTTTCTCCCCAGCGGCCCTCCAATGGTGTTGGTCCTTGGTTTTGACCAGCCATCTCCTGAGGCTTCAGCCAATCAACCAGTGGCCCACCAAGTCAGCAATGCTTTGCCTCATGGTGAACCACAACATGGGAGGAAGAGAATAATGATGCCCTTCATTGATTTCCTAGGTGTTGGAGCAACATAGAAGGTAGGGTAGGAGTATTAAATGCACAAGTAAAACCCTAGAGGGCGgtggtagaagaagaagaagaggtttaCAGGGATAAGGTTGGAGCAAACCAGTTGACAAAGATTACAACTAAGAGCCTGATTATGATACTAAAGGTTTTAGTGGAACTGTATCTCTTCTTCCTTGTTGAAACTTAGATGGAGAATGGATATTTTCATCTACTTGTCATGTGCCATGAATCTAACTCATCATCTCGAACGGACTGCTAAAGATTGAACAAATAGAAGTCTTTCAAagtaataagtaaaaaaaaaaaacactacttTTGTGAGCTCTGGTGCCACAGTGTGGAACAGCCAAAGCCAGGCCATAGTGGTTCCATGTCCTCAGCAAGAGGAAACCAGTGTAGTTGGTTATCACTTATCACCCTCCCAACTTGGAAGGTTGTTGAGTGCTCAGAGGCACTGAAAGCTGACAGTGCCAGCTTCCCAACTCACAATTGTTGGTGAACAGTTACCCTCAGTGAGGTCCATGGGAGAGAGAAGAGAGGGGAGGACCTAAATCTTTAATGCACTTCACCAATCAACCTAGCTGAAAGAGCAAAAAATTTGAACCTGTGAAACAATGAGACACTTATTTCTGCATTGAAGAAACACAAGGACATGCTCTTTCTTCCCTTAAAGTGCTCTGTTGAGGTTCTGTAAGAGCATTAAAACAGCATTTAGAGAACAGTACTGGCAAGGACAATGCTGAGCACACATTCTCTTTCAAGCTTAATGTAGATAGCAAGTATATCTTTTCCTGCAATTAAGTGAGTGGTCACACACCAATAGGACTTACACTCTTTGTGCTAATGGTGAATCATTGGAGGGTAAGGTCTCTCTATTATCTACCCTCCTAGATAAAATAAAGTTGGCAAAAAATGATTAAGCTCATCCTAACATCCCGTTAATTCGTCATAAGGTCAATAcaaaagaattaaataatgaatgactattaatttttgaaataatgatTGACGGTGAGAAACTACTAAACAGTTTTGAGAGGGCATCCTAAATAAAATAAAGTGAAAAGGAGAGTGGGAGAGGACTACTACGAAGGAAAATAAATACAATATTTCCATTGGTGAAGCGTTCTGTCTGCTACAAAGCTTACGACTGAGTTTGATAATCTAATGGGCATGCCCTAGTTTCCTCAAAAGGGTGAGAATACTTGGTTAGATTTTCTCCACGACTGATGGCACAGAAGATTTCTTTTCCATATATGGGTCAATGATTGATGATGAATATAGTTTATGCAATGATGAACTCTAAACACCAGGCTACAGTCAATTAGTTCGAACTAAATCCGGTCTCGACCTATAAACTATAGCTTACTGTTAATCGATGACCTTGCCTtcaagctatatatatatatatatatatatataaacatgtcTATAATTCTTATAATATAACACAATATGACTAAATTTCTTGAGATATACGACAAGGGGATAGTGCCCAGTGGGTGGACAAAAAAATGAATCATCTGAAATGACCTGTCTTCATGCATACAAGCCACACGTACGTGAACCGGGGGCCAAGCTAACTATGACAAGGTTTTGtaggtgaaaaaaaaaaaatctcaaacctCCCACAATAAGATATAGATAAATCACAGAAAATATTTTACCCAGTATATTTAATCCCAAAATCTATTAAAACAAATACTATACATATATCAACTACATTATGACAAGATTTTAAAGCATGTCTAGACGACGATCCAGTCTAACAATCGAGTATGATACATTGGCCAAACACAACCCACTTCATAGAATTAATCATATCATTTTTTTTACCTAGAGTGAGCGTAATTATTTTTTACTACCATCGTatcatttttactttttttaaaaaaattattaactattttaataaatttaaaacatcttgTTTAGCAAGCCTATTAGTACACCATAGGTTTAGATAGACAAAACACATATTTTCTTTCACAAAGTGTAGCATTCCTCGAACATCAGTTGATCGAGAAAGAAGCCATAAAATAGCTCCTTCCTCCACTACCTCTAATTTGCTACTAGCTAGCACCATGCATCAGCCGAGATAGCACCGAAACCATCTCGTTGAAGTAGACCATTAAACTCCATTTCGAATGGAATTTTGAACCTTGATATGAGCACATGTCTATGGGTGCATGAATGATCAACTTGTGAAAAAAGAAATCAAGCTACAAGAAAATGTCTGAGAGAAACAAAGAAAGTATCTCAAATCATAAAAGCATGAAAGTCTCTGAAACCTAGTGAAACACAGAAACAAGTAAACTGAACTTTTGTGTGCACCAACCACTTCAAGGAAAAGTAAGTGTAGCAGCTTTGAAGAACTGAATGCCGACCattgattaaaattatcaagGAAGCAAAACAGgtgataaaaataagaaaaatgataGGTAGAGGGAAAAAATCTCAAAGAAAAGTTcagggatagacacataaagtgatgGAGCCCACAAAAGTGAAATGATGAACCatgaatttatgtgtctatcattaaatttttccttaagattttttttttctgtataTTATTGTTCTAAAAATAAATGTAAGACACTCGCAGATGCATAAAAGtaattgagtgtggtgatttttttaagTCATTTTCCCCTCAGCAAAAAGCTAAAGAGGGTAACCACTGTGTAAGCCATATGCTAGCAAGACATAACTAATATATTAAAAGTACAATTGTTATTATTAAAGATGTTTGCTTTATCAGATTGCAAGAAAACAGCCTAGATGAAGGCGCAGCAATTTTTGACCTGGGGAGAAAGTAGATTAAAAGACTTGATTAGCTCACCCTATAGCTAAACTAAAAAGAAACATTATCTTAGGCAGAGTACAATCAACTTTGAAGACAAGGCATATGCCAGAACTAATAAATCTTGGAAAAGGAATCTCTCCTGTTTAGAATGCATACAATCCTCCTTTTCAGTGCCAAAAAGAAGATCATAACTCACCTTGCAGTATATTTAGACGACCACATGGCTACTTTTGGTCAGCAACGAGAGGTTATAGGTTAAAAGAACGTCAAAAGAATTATAAGTGCATTTCGTTGAAGAGTCTCGACTCAACATAAAAAATGCAATCATGATTAGGTGGTGTGTAACCATTACCTAGTAGTTTAATTGACCATAGATGCTAACAATGCTAGCTAGGTGCATTTAGTTACCGGTCCTTGTCAGAACCTCATTCTATTAGTTGCTAATGACGATAGAATTGGCAGTCCTACAAGCAGTATTAGTCTTCCCCTACGCTTGAGAACAAACGAGGATCTTGATGGTATTTCTAGGTGTGTGCTTAAAGACCCAACTGTGACTCAATCTCATAATCCTATAAAATTTAGAAACAAACAACTCtcctatgaaaataaaatataaattttcattCGTTGTCTCGACTACTTCAAAATAAAAAACTTACATCTAAAACCCTGGAGACCAAGTGCTGTTGATTTCTCAACTGTATCATTCAACCTCAAACGAGAATCTTTAAATCGAACATCATTTTCAATGAGCAAGGAATACTGGCAATGCCATTCAAGTTTTCACCTTCAAGGAGCAGTGTTTTCGTTGTCTTCTTCTTAGTCATGCCTTCCATGTATCTGCAACCAAGATCAATGTATCAAGAAAACTAAACCAAGAATCCAGGGTTGCAGCCATGAATTATCGGCGATCCCATTCAATCCATCTCTCATCAACTTCACAGGAAATCCAGCTTCAGCAAGGATCATGAGATTAATCAACGGAAAACCAAAAAGCCATGTGTCAGACATAAATCCAAAAATATCATTTTGGCACAATGCTTTAATTCAGCTACGAGTAGGTGCAGTTCTTTTATGTGATTTCTCGCTTATCTTCGGCTATCCCAGCACTAAATCTTTATCTTAGACAGAAATTCCAGATATTAGTAAATAGGGAACCCCATAAACTTCAATAGAGAATTAATCCAACTCCGATTTTCTCAGCTGCATCATGTGCTTGAATCATAGATTCAAACACATCCAACCTTAACATAGGCAGCAACCAATATGAACCCAGATCAATCTTAACATCAGGTTCAAGAGAAATCGAAACTGACAAATTCAATCACCATCAACCTAGGAACTGAATCAGAGTTGATGCAAAAGACTGTGAATTGAATTTAGCAATCAGAActgttggtgtaatcgacctccgtggttttgatatttatttgacaatatgtttcaTAAAGCTTGGTCAAGGTTGAGCTTGGTCAAGGATGATCTAGTTAAGTGTGAAGTCTAGTTAAGTCAATATTGACTAGATGACTGGTAAGTGGTGagtagtctaccgagtgactagcaAGTCCAAATGGATCAAAGTTATTGGGTCACTTaggagctagaagggggggggggggaggtgtGAATAGCTTCTCGCGCTTCGATGATAATGATTTTTAGCGGAATAAACTCGAAGCAagcgactaatccaaggatccacacaccgagcACACTCCACTATGTAAACTCTCTTTCTCGGaacaaccggaggtggagaaacctcatacaagactcaacaacaaaatacaactcaaacaagaagtaaatacacaagaaTACAGATaaaaccttcttgcttgatcttgttgatgAAGATTGTCTCTTGATGCTTGAAAATGCAGTAGCACCTTACTCTAagcaacttcaagaactggcggaagAAATGGGAGAAGTGTTGTGTGTTCGTTGTGGCATTTAAACCTCATCATTGCCTTTATACTTCGCAAtctagggttcccaatcgattgggcatgctcccaatcgattgtcacgttagATCCCAGCGATCCCAACCATCCAAAGCTCgcaacctgcgcaacggtcatatcccaattgattggggagactttgatcaatcgaccgatcaatctagagtgcctctgtgctctcgcagATAAATCTGGAATTGACCGATTGATTCCATCTGCCTCGCGATCTTGCGAGAAAACaagccccaatcgattgactgatcgattgaagtatcgcaatcgatcggttgatcgattggggagcacacTGTGCTCTTCGCGAGCGGcttccaatcgatcgcctgattgaTTGGCCTAGCCCGAAGCTctcccaatcaatcaactgatcgattgagctctAGTTCAATAGATCGGCCATATTTCccatttacctggcttcactcaatcaactgacctggcttcactcaccaggattttccatttacctaacttcactcactaggtctttcacttgtcttcactcaccaggattttctatgtgcctggcttcactcagcaAGATTTTTCAATtgtctaactttactcactaagactttccatctacctgacttcactcactaggactttccacaccaagtgtccggtcaacactgacccacttggattttcatcatTTGTTAACCTCCCcattggacttgcccttgcctaacttccagttaggacttctcaatcaagtatctggtcaaccttgatctacttaactcttcttcacaccaaactggtcaaacattgaccagaggagaattgctccaacaatctccccaaataaacgattgcacctgcaatctccatacattgtcaaacatcaaaacttaaacatcaaggcttaagtttgagtcaattcaagcttagtcaacttggtcaaccttgacctaggaaattgcaccaacaaaagtgACTTGATGCTTGGccagaggaaaaccctagggggaggtaatcctagggggaggtaatcctaggtaaagaggaaa
Coding sequences:
- the LOC122047831 gene encoding transcription factor CSA-like codes for the protein MAARDDMGLFSGGREGWERTRGHEGTEDEEEVGDGSDSHQSEQKNRQPKLCVRGHWRPAEDAKLRELVSKHGPQNWNLIAEKLEGRSGKSCRLRWFNQLDPRINRKTFSEEEEERLLAAHRMYGNKWALIARLFPGRTDNAVKNHWHVIMARKQREQSNAYRRRKPFLASSSPSPLLSHALLPSSKGVRTRNNTNACSADSAITSTRDESASTSTDLSLSSFTSSTVPIYSMTSGFDEKASTARKRFFNKFGESDDSFLPSGPPMVLVLGFDQPSPEASANQPVAHQVSNALPHGEPQHGRKRIMMPFIDFLGVGAT